The following are encoded together in the candidate division KSB1 bacterium genome:
- a CDS encoding LutB/LldF family L-lactate oxidation iron-sulfur protein translates to MSESRQFLARAAAKARNDQHFNQLSKAIASYDSMVRQTRSRQFQNWAQARALAATIKDDVLARLPELLEQFEQNMLAAGGKVFWAETAEDARSYVLALAQKHQAKRVVKSKSMVTEEIGLNEHLEQHGVEVWESDLGELIVQLEREKPYHIVTPAMHKSKAEISRLFHDKLHAPLTEDAEELTLVARRHLREVYLSSTLGVTGANFLVADLGAVVVTENEGNARLTMACPPVHVVIAGLEKILPRLSDLSLFLPLLATSGTGQELTSYNSIVLGPRHAHESDGPAEMHVILLDNGRSALYQQAAFREILRCIRCGACLNACPVYRTIGGHAYNATYQGPIGAVIMPHYNGFGKYQHLAYASSLCGACSDVCPVQIDIHHLLLKNRRTAVERRAQPWFWRAAMRLYAWVMADAARLQRVRHWLVRLWPWQRLWRRPAEQLPPLSPKSFRELWREHGSQP, encoded by the coding sequence ATGTCCGAATCCCGTCAGTTTCTCGCGCGCGCGGCGGCGAAGGCCCGCAACGACCAGCATTTCAACCAGCTCAGCAAGGCGATCGCCAGCTACGACAGCATGGTGCGCCAGACCAGGAGCCGGCAATTTCAGAACTGGGCGCAGGCGCGCGCGCTGGCGGCGACCATCAAAGACGATGTGCTGGCCCGCCTGCCCGAGTTGCTGGAGCAATTCGAACAGAACATGCTGGCGGCGGGCGGCAAGGTATTCTGGGCAGAGACCGCCGAGGATGCCCGCTCTTATGTGCTGGCACTGGCGCAGAAACACCAGGCGAAACGCGTGGTCAAATCCAAATCCATGGTGACCGAGGAGATCGGTCTGAACGAGCATCTCGAACAGCACGGGGTGGAGGTGTGGGAGAGCGACCTGGGTGAGTTGATCGTGCAGCTCGAGCGGGAGAAGCCTTATCACATTGTGACGCCGGCGATGCACAAGAGCAAGGCGGAGATCAGCCGGTTGTTTCACGACAAGCTGCACGCGCCGCTCACGGAGGATGCCGAGGAACTGACCCTGGTGGCACGCCGGCATTTGCGCGAGGTTTATCTCAGCAGCACCCTGGGTGTGACGGGCGCAAATTTTTTGGTGGCGGATCTCGGTGCCGTGGTGGTGACGGAAAACGAGGGTAATGCGCGGCTGACCATGGCCTGTCCGCCGGTGCACGTTGTGATTGCCGGCCTGGAGAAAATCCTGCCGCGTTTGTCGGATTTGAGCCTGTTTTTGCCCCTGCTGGCGACCAGCGGCACCGGGCAGGAATTGACCAGCTACAATTCGATCGTGTTGGGTCCGCGCCACGCGCACGAAAGCGACGGCCCGGCCGAGATGCACGTCATCCTGCTCGACAACGGACGGTCTGCGCTTTACCAGCAGGCGGCGTTTCGTGAGATCTTGCGCTGCATCCGCTGTGGCGCGTGCTTGAATGCCTGCCCGGTTTATCGCACGATTGGCGGCCATGCCTACAATGCCACCTATCAGGGACCTATCGGCGCGGTGATCATGCCACACTACAACGGTTTCGGCAAGTATCAACATTTGGCCTATGCCTCCTCCTTGTGCGGCGCATGCAGCGACGTGTGTCCGGTGCAGATCGACATCCATCATCTGCTTTTGAAGAACCGCCGGACGGCGGTGGAGCGGCGTGCGCAGCCATGGTTTTGGCGCGCGGCCATGCGTCTCTATGCCTGGGTGATGGCGGATGCGGCGC
- a CDS encoding (Fe-S)-binding protein, which produces MSTSLASVALFIPCLVDQFYPEIGRSMAQVLRCAGWQVTYDPRQTCCGQPAFNTGYHVEARRVAEHFVEVFRHAPVIVAPSGSCVAMVRNFFPELFRGHRGEAEAVALGRRVFEFSEFLVKQAKVTKLGARYPRKAVFHHSCHSYRELRVQAEPLALLREVAELQLLELPGEPVCCGFGGLFSLKFAAIAHRMADSRLVQFEALGAEAVISNDPGCLMQMRQEARMKGSKLEILHLAEVLAGTVPGR; this is translated from the coding sequence ATGAGCACCTCGCTGGCATCGGTTGCCCTCTTCATTCCCTGCCTGGTGGATCAGTTTTATCCTGAAATCGGACGCAGTATGGCGCAGGTGTTGCGCTGTGCCGGCTGGCAGGTCACTTATGACCCGCGCCAAACCTGTTGCGGCCAGCCGGCTTTCAATACCGGCTATCACGTCGAAGCGCGCCGGGTGGCGGAGCATTTCGTCGAGGTGTTTCGTCACGCGCCGGTGATTGTGGCACCTTCGGGTTCCTGCGTGGCGATGGTGCGAAATTTCTTTCCGGAGCTGTTTCGCGGCCACCGCGGTGAGGCGGAGGCGGTGGCGCTGGGCAGGCGGGTTTTCGAATTTTCCGAATTTCTGGTGAAGCAGGCCAAAGTCACGAAGCTGGGGGCGCGTTATCCCCGCAAGGCCGTTTTTCACCATTCCTGCCACAGTTATCGCGAGCTGCGGGTGCAGGCCGAGCCGCTTGCCTTGTTGCGGGAAGTGGCGGAGCTGCAGTTGCTGGAGCTGCCCGGCGAGCCGGTGTGTTGCGGCTTTGGCGGTTTGTTCTCGTTGAAGTTTGCAGCGATTGCCCACCGCATGGCGGACAGCCGGCTCGTGCAGTTTGAAGCGCTGGGTGCGGAGGCGGTGATTTCCAATGATCCGGGCTGCCTGATGCAGATGCGGCAGGAGGCCCGCATGAAGGGCAGCAAGCTGGAAATTTTGCATCTCGCGGAGGTGCTGGCCGGCACCGTCCCCGGGCGTTGA
- a CDS encoding YdbL family protein, translating to MQSVMPRHLLGKHAARLSTLLLLASAACSIHTPEMKFTGEKTALENQILGTYNQVKEDVWMVASVRAVSPDSQIVISEEKRLVLTAIQNREFNKDDVEEFKREGLVGENARGYLEIRDPQRAAADPERARLLEKIVAEENRDRQIIMQRIIDINPAIAASDQAEVEKAFASLNRESAKPGEWIQLPNGEWVRKSKP from the coding sequence ATGCAATCTGTCATGCCCCGCCACCTGCTGGGGAAACACGCCGCCCGCCTGTCGACCTTGTTGCTGCTGGCAAGCGCAGCTTGTTCGATTCACACCCCGGAGATGAAATTCACCGGTGAAAAAACCGCGCTGGAGAACCAAATCCTGGGCACTTACAACCAGGTCAAGGAGGATGTGTGGATGGTGGCTTCGGTGCGCGCCGTCAGCCCCGACAGCCAGATCGTGATTTCGGAGGAGAAACGCTTGGTGCTCACCGCGATTCAGAATCGCGAATTCAACAAGGACGATGTCGAGGAGTTCAAGCGCGAGGGCCTTGTGGGTGAGAATGCCCGCGGCTATCTCGAAATCCGCGATCCGCAACGCGCAGCCGCCGATCCCGAGCGTGCCCGCCTGCTCGAAAAGATTGTGGCCGAGGAAAATCGCGATCGCCAGATCATCATGCAACGCATCATCGATATCAACCCCGCCATCGCGGCCTCGGATCAGGCTGAAGTCGAAAAGGCGTTTGCCAGTCTGAACCGTGAAAGTGCCAAGCCGGGCGAATGGATTCAACTCCCCAATGGTGAATGGGTGAGGAAATCCAAACCCTAG
- a CDS encoding AsmA family protein: MKKMLLLAGLALAVVVLALLAIPIFFKEDLIALIKREAGKNLNATLEFEDLGLNLFQNFPAVTVNLAGLRLINHAPFAGDTLVALKNFETSINLMSLFGGGPLAINSFTLTEPRLNLIMLQDSSANWDIMQAAAQEQPETSASSGLRLALRSYAIANGHLRYTDQTSGTTVLVAGLNHRGSGDFTSDRFRLRTDTDMAALSMGAGGVNYLSKVHTRLKADFDIDAANRKYTLSDNELRLNELVLKFAGTIARTDTATDLDLTFSAPQTDFKNIISLIPVIYSKDFAALQSSGQLALAGWVKGHYNEKQVPAFEVKLQITEGRFQYPQLPAALNNVNVDLLVNNPGGDPDRTIIDLKKFHVDLGKDPFDATALVQTPVSDPHVRANAKGRLNLDEIRNLVQLTPGTELGGLVDLDLNVNGKRSSLEKNQFDKFQADGKVAVTNLVYHTADLPVKVQVGRARLALSPAHVTLSEFDCRLGNSDVRAHGTLDNVLPFVMKDETLKGTLALQSNYFDLNPWMAGESSELRAVPLPANIEFTMNSVFREISYGRLKLQNVSGVLLLKDRTLNLIELHMNMLGGSVLANGSYSTPEHALPRSFFAMKVAGLSFPQTFASFVTVQKFAPIAQSLQGTFSADFEFVADLDSTLTPVFNTLSSKGSLHIANAALRDFRPLTRMAEVLKIDRLKELALTDLKPSYKIRDGRFYLEPLAFNAGNLAFVISGSNGLDQSVDYSVKLRVPAREMNAQTSAVVGNLLNRKVDLLQNDYVDLSGTIGGSVTDPQVKFSAAEVIKGATAQVTALLAQKAGEKKTAAADSVSAALAKQKLELEKRKQAAADSAKREVERLKEEAKRKLRGLFRP, encoded by the coding sequence ATGAAGAAAATGCTGTTGCTCGCCGGCCTCGCACTGGCCGTCGTTGTGCTTGCGCTGCTCGCCATTCCAATTTTCTTCAAAGAGGACCTGATCGCCCTGATCAAGCGTGAAGCCGGCAAAAACCTCAACGCCACGCTGGAGTTCGAAGATCTCGGCTTGAATCTGTTTCAAAATTTTCCCGCCGTGACGGTGAATCTCGCCGGGCTGCGTCTGATCAATCACGCCCCTTTTGCCGGTGACACCCTGGTGGCGTTGAAGAATTTTGAAACCAGCATCAATTTGATGAGCCTGTTCGGCGGCGGCCCGCTCGCAATCAATTCCTTCACATTGACCGAGCCGCGCCTGAACCTGATCATGTTGCAGGACAGCAGTGCGAATTGGGACATCATGCAAGCCGCGGCGCAGGAACAACCGGAAACTTCCGCCAGCAGTGGCTTGCGACTCGCCCTGCGCTCCTACGCGATCGCAAACGGTCACCTCCGCTACACTGATCAGACCTCGGGCACCACGGTCCTCGTGGCCGGTCTCAACCATCGCGGCAGCGGCGATTTCACCAGCGACCGCTTTCGCCTGCGCACCGACACCGACATGGCCGCGCTCAGCATGGGCGCCGGCGGGGTGAACTATTTGAGCAAAGTCCACACCCGGCTCAAGGCCGATTTCGACATCGATGCCGCCAACCGCAAATACACGCTCAGCGACAACGAATTGCGCCTGAACGAGCTCGTGCTCAAATTCGCCGGCACCATCGCGCGCACGGATACGGCCACCGATCTCGATCTCACCTTCAGCGCGCCACAGACAGATTTCAAAAACATCATCTCGCTCATTCCCGTGATTTACAGCAAAGACTTCGCCGCCCTGCAATCCTCCGGACAACTGGCACTGGCGGGCTGGGTGAAAGGCCACTATAATGAAAAACAGGTTCCGGCTTTCGAGGTGAAACTGCAGATCACCGAGGGCAGGTTTCAATATCCGCAACTGCCTGCCGCGCTCAACAACGTCAATGTCGATCTGCTGGTGAACAACCCCGGCGGTGACCCCGACCGCACGATCATCGATCTCAAAAAATTCCACGTGGACTTGGGCAAGGATCCGTTTGACGCCACCGCGCTGGTGCAAACGCCGGTTTCCGATCCGCATGTCAGGGCGAATGCCAAAGGCCGGCTCAATCTCGACGAGATCAGGAATCTGGTTCAGCTCACACCGGGAACTGAACTTGGCGGGCTGGTCGATCTGGATCTGAACGTGAACGGCAAACGTTCCAGCCTCGAAAAAAATCAGTTCGACAAATTTCAGGCAGACGGCAAAGTTGCCGTCACGAATCTCGTTTACCACACCGCCGACCTGCCGGTGAAAGTTCAGGTCGGGCGGGCGCGCCTAGCGCTGTCGCCCGCCCATGTCACGCTCAGTGAATTCGACTGCCGGCTGGGCAACAGTGATGTTCGCGCCCATGGCACACTCGACAACGTGCTCCCCTTCGTGATGAAAGATGAAACCCTGAAAGGCACGCTCGCTCTGCAATCGAACTATTTCGACCTGAACCCCTGGATGGCGGGGGAAAGCTCGGAATTGCGGGCCGTGCCCCTGCCGGCGAACATCGAATTCACCATGAATTCTGTCTTTCGCGAAATCTCATATGGCAGATTGAAACTGCAAAATGTCAGCGGGGTGCTGCTGTTGAAGGACCGCACCCTCAATCTCATCGAGTTGCACATGAACATGCTGGGCGGCTCGGTGCTGGCCAATGGCTCCTACAGCACGCCCGAGCACGCGTTGCCGCGGTCGTTCTTCGCGATGAAAGTAGCCGGTCTCAGTTTCCCGCAGACCTTCGCGAGTTTTGTGACGGTGCAGAAATTCGCCCCGATCGCGCAAAGCCTGCAGGGTACTTTCAGCGCGGATTTCGAATTTGTTGCGGATCTGGACTCCACGCTGACACCGGTGTTCAACACCCTGAGCAGCAAGGGTAGTTTGCACATCGCCAATGCTGCGCTGCGGGATTTCAGACCGCTGACCCGAATGGCTGAAGTGTTGAAAATCGACCGGCTCAAGGAACTGGCACTCACCGATCTCAAACCTTCGTACAAAATCCGCGACGGCCGTTTTTATCTCGAGCCGCTGGCCTTCAATGCGGGCAACCTGGCCTTCGTCATCTCCGGTTCGAATGGCCTCGATCAATCCGTGGACTATTCCGTCAAGCTGCGGGTGCCGGCCCGCGAGATGAACGCGCAAACCAGCGCCGTGGTGGGCAATCTCTTGAATCGCAAAGTGGACCTGCTGCAGAACGATTATGTCGATCTATCCGGCACCATAGGCGGCAGTGTGACGGATCCGCAGGTGAAGTTTTCCGCGGCGGAAGTGATCAAAGGCGCCACCGCACAAGTCACCGCGCTGCTCGCGCAAAAGGCCGGCGAGAAAAAGACCGCAGCCGCAGACAGCGTGAGCGCCGCGCTCGCCAAACAGAAGCTGGAGCTGGAGAAACGCAAGCAAGCCGCGGCCGACAGCGCGAAAAGAGAGGTGGAGCGTTTGAAGGAAGAAGCGAAGAGAAAGCTGAGGGGGTTGTTCCGGCCGTGA